The following are from one region of the Hymenobacter sp. YIM 151858-1 genome:
- a CDS encoding CatB-related O-acetyltransferase has protein sequence MEASSLTHGPDPGAIYPMPGQQRLVFLKNIINDPRIEVGEYTYYDDFADPHHFLENVLYHFPFSQDKLRIGRFCMIASGAKFVMNGGNHRTDVFTAYPFPIFGQGWEQAFGPDKWPSKGDLVVGHDVWIGHDALLMPGVQVGNGAIIATRAVVARDVPPYAVVAGNPATVVRMRFDADTIARLEQVAWWNWDVAKITRNLAAICSRDLAALERAE, from the coding sequence ATGGAAGCTTCCTCGTTAACTCACGGGCCCGATCCGGGCGCAATCTATCCGATGCCCGGCCAGCAGCGGCTGGTGTTTCTGAAAAATATCATCAACGACCCGCGCATTGAGGTGGGCGAGTACACGTACTACGATGACTTTGCGGACCCGCACCATTTCCTGGAAAACGTGCTTTACCACTTCCCCTTCAGCCAGGACAAGCTGCGCATTGGCCGGTTTTGCATGATAGCCAGCGGGGCGAAGTTTGTGATGAACGGCGGCAACCACCGCACCGATGTGTTCACGGCCTATCCGTTCCCGATTTTCGGGCAGGGCTGGGAGCAGGCATTCGGGCCCGATAAATGGCCGAGCAAAGGCGACCTGGTGGTGGGCCACGACGTTTGGATTGGCCACGATGCCCTGCTGATGCCCGGCGTGCAAGTGGGCAACGGGGCCATTATCGCCACGCGGGCCGTAGTAGCGCGCGATGTGCCGCCTTACGCCGTGGTGGCGGGCAACCCGGCCACCGTAGTGCGCATGCGCTTCGATGCCGACACCATTGCCCGCTTGGAGCAAGTAGCGTGGTGGAACTGGGACGTCGCCAAAATAACCCGCAACCTGGCCGCCATTTGCTCGCGCGACCTCGCTGCCCTGGAGCGCGCCGAGTAG
- a CDS encoding L,D-transpeptidase family protein — MRLLLCLLLLPILGLGPSAVPAFRAEQNRYPRVRTAYTHCWPRLQADLQRRQLQPERLELYLRAFKVGRRLEVWARNQGEGRFQLLRSYYLAGTSGTLGPKRRAGDGQVPEGFYLVDRFNPQSLYHLSLGLDYPNPADLAHAAPNPGGDIFIHGSDVTIGCLPITDALMEELYVLAVEARAAGQAELPVHIFPFELTDEALHTRRGSPHYAFWQSLAPAYRYFEAHRTVPQVAVTEQGSYVLR; from the coding sequence ATGCGCTTATTGCTGTGCCTGCTGCTCCTGCCGATACTCGGCTTAGGGCCTTCCGCCGTTCCTGCCTTTCGGGCCGAGCAAAACCGCTACCCGCGGGTGCGCACCGCCTACACCCACTGCTGGCCCCGGCTGCAGGCCGATTTGCAGCGCCGGCAGCTGCAACCCGAGCGGCTCGAGCTGTACCTGCGCGCCTTTAAGGTAGGCCGCCGCCTGGAGGTGTGGGCCCGCAACCAGGGCGAAGGCCGGTTTCAGCTGCTGCGGAGCTACTACCTGGCGGGCACCTCGGGCACCCTAGGCCCCAAGCGCCGCGCTGGCGATGGGCAGGTGCCCGAGGGCTTTTATTTGGTCGACCGTTTCAACCCCCAAAGCCTGTACCACCTCTCGCTGGGCCTCGATTACCCCAACCCCGCCGACCTCGCCCACGCGGCCCCCAACCCCGGCGGCGACATATTCATCCACGGCTCCGATGTTACCATCGGCTGCCTGCCCATAACGGATGCGCTGATGGAGGAGCTGTACGTGCTGGCCGTGGAGGCCCGGGCCGCCGGGCAAGCCGAGCTGCCGGTGCACATTTTCCCCTTCGAGCTTACCGACGAGGCTTTGCACACGCGTCGCGGCAGCCCGCACTACGCTTTTTGGCAAAGCCTGGCGCCGGCCTACCGCTACTTCGAGGCGCACCGCACGGTGCCCCAGGTAGCGGTAACCGAGCAGGGCAGCTACGTGCTGCGCTAG
- a CDS encoding cupin domain-containing protein, with translation MTLQKVNLQEKFNLFQEQWRPKIVGELNGQHVKLAKLQGPFVWHHHEHEDELFLVVKGRLCMELRGQEPIWLEPGEFLVVPRGVEHRPVADEEVHLLLFEPAGTLNTGNVQGERTVENLERI, from the coding sequence ATGACGCTGCAAAAAGTAAACCTGCAGGAGAAGTTTAACCTGTTTCAGGAGCAATGGCGCCCCAAAATCGTGGGCGAGCTGAATGGCCAACACGTGAAGCTGGCCAAGCTGCAGGGCCCCTTTGTGTGGCACCACCACGAGCACGAAGACGAGCTATTTCTGGTAGTGAAAGGCCGCTTGTGCATGGAGCTGCGCGGGCAAGAGCCCATTTGGCTGGAGCCGGGCGAGTTTTTGGTGGTGCCGCGCGGCGTGGAGCACCGCCCCGTAGCCGACGAGGAAGTGCACCTGCTGCTGTTTGAGCCCGCCGGCACCCTGAACACCGGCAACGTGCAGGGCGAGCGAACCGTCGAAAACCTGGAGCGTATTTAG